In a single window of the Candidatus Kaiserbacteria bacterium genome:
- the mraZ gene encoding division/cell wall cluster transcriptional repressor MraZ encodes MWWEIVVDYENSLTVLSSSIIHMLIGEYTHNIDAKKRLSLPSKWRKELGKKLVVTRGLDNCLFVYPLKEWEKITEKIGRLPLGQADTRGFNRFFLSGAVEVEVDTVGRILVPDFLKVFAGLTTKVVLAGIHDRVEMWDENRWSEYKKRIEEQADALAEKLGEIGVL; translated from the coding sequence ATGTGGTGGGAGATAGTGGTAGACTATGAAAATAGTTTAACAGTATTGAGTTCATCAATCATTCACATGCTGATTGGAGAGTACACACACAATATCGATGCCAAGAAACGGCTGTCCTTACCTTCTAAGTGGAGGAAGGAACTTGGTAAGAAACTGGTGGTTACTCGTGGACTTGATAACTGTCTCTTTGTTTATCCCTTGAAAGAGTGGGAGAAAATTACCGAGAAAATCGGTAGACTCCCGCTCGGACAGGCGGATACAAGAGGGTTCAATCGATTTTTCCTTTCGGGGGCAGTCGAAGTGGAGGTAGATACTGTAGGACGAATTCTCGTTCCTGATTTCTTAAAGGTGTTCGCTGGATTGACCACAAAGGTCGTCCTTGCGGGTATCCATGATCGTGTAGAAATGTGGGATGAGAATCGGTGGAGTGAGTACAAGAAGCGCATTGAAGAGC